From Micromonospora rhizosphaerae, the proteins below share one genomic window:
- a CDS encoding AAC(3) family N-acetyltransferase has translation MSAGLAEMAAGFAAIGATGRPVCVHSSLRSFGRLDGGPTAIVEAVLAGGGTLMVSTWSGGWYATPPPPGRSRPDNAEDDGSVPTRPAQHCWDPSSPYVHADAVGALAATVVAHPDRRRGDHPLNSFTAVGPLAATLVAGQAPLDVYAPLRALAAHDGLILCMGTGLTSVTAIHLAEQRAGRQMFRRWALTRAGVVECEVGSCSRGFDRLAPMLEPLARRVTVDGSAWTAYPAGPLVARAAAALVADRGAARCRYADCRRCAVMTGGVVVPSPALPPELTQGAG, from the coding sequence ATGAGCGCCGGCCTCGCCGAGATGGCCGCCGGGTTCGCCGCGATCGGCGCGACCGGCCGCCCGGTCTGCGTGCACTCCTCGCTGCGCTCCTTTGGGCGGCTCGACGGGGGGCCGACGGCGATCGTGGAGGCGGTGCTGGCGGGCGGCGGCACGCTGATGGTGTCGACCTGGAGCGGCGGGTGGTACGCCACCCCACCACCGCCCGGCCGGTCCCGCCCGGACAACGCCGAGGACGACGGCAGCGTGCCGACCCGCCCCGCCCAGCACTGCTGGGACCCGTCATCACCGTATGTGCACGCCGACGCCGTGGGTGCACTCGCCGCCACCGTGGTCGCTCACCCGGACCGACGCCGCGGCGATCACCCGCTCAACTCCTTCACCGCGGTCGGCCCGCTGGCCGCCACCCTGGTGGCCGGGCAGGCGCCGCTGGACGTCTACGCGCCACTGCGCGCCCTGGCGGCCCACGACGGGCTGATCCTGTGCATGGGCACCGGACTGACCTCGGTCACCGCCATCCACCTCGCTGAGCAGCGGGCCGGTCGGCAGATGTTCCGGCGCTGGGCGCTCACCCGTGCCGGCGTCGTCGAATGCGAGGTCGGCTCCTGCTCACGGGGCTTCGACCGGCTCGCCCCGATGCTCGAACCACTGGCCCGGCGAGTCACCGTCGACGGCTCGGCGTGGACCGCGTACCCGGCCGGACCGCTGGTCGCCCGCGCCGCCGCGGCCTTGGTCGCCGACCGGGGCGCGGCCCGCTGCCGGTACGCCGACTGCCGGCGCTGCGCCGTGATGACCGGCGGCGTTGTTGTTCCGTCGCCCGCCCTGCCGCCCGAACTGACGCAGGGCGCCGGCTGA
- a CDS encoding ABC transporter substrate-binding protein, with protein sequence MWVYPVIADEGQHRAFWDEKIKAFENQNNGVKVKVNIYPWANREQQLTAAIAAGKGPDAVYMIPDQLPKFYAQNALEPLDKYLSADAKSDYRESVTKSVTVDGHIVGAPMLMSVVPTLCNKKVFEAAGVTDYPKTWDDVLKLGPTFKAKGFDVLAIPYFDGINQAFYPLLWQAGGRTFSEDGKKVVFDDQAGVEAVTFMRKLVEGGFVEKATITQELKPEQTRFGQGKVACMYSEAPSTMIPLWGKENIVALPPLQNKAQATYGTVGSFSMLKGSKAKDATAKWLNYITSTEVMAAYDKASGYFAPRKSVPPQYADDPVLGKCEEMLNYASPGELHPKARDVQGVLRPLVQAAIIGQKTPEQAMQEAAKQANQLLG encoded by the coding sequence ATGTGGGTCTACCCGGTCATCGCCGACGAGGGGCAGCACCGCGCCTTCTGGGACGAGAAGATCAAGGCGTTCGAGAACCAGAACAACGGCGTCAAAGTCAAGGTCAACATCTACCCGTGGGCGAACCGGGAGCAGCAGCTGACCGCGGCGATCGCGGCCGGCAAGGGGCCGGACGCCGTCTACATGATCCCGGACCAGCTGCCCAAGTTCTACGCGCAGAACGCGCTCGAGCCGCTCGACAAGTACCTGTCGGCGGACGCGAAGAGCGACTACCGGGAGAGCGTGACGAAGTCGGTCACGGTCGACGGCCACATCGTCGGTGCCCCGATGCTGATGAGCGTGGTCCCCACGCTGTGCAACAAGAAGGTGTTCGAGGCCGCCGGGGTCACGGACTACCCGAAGACCTGGGACGACGTGCTCAAACTCGGTCCGACGTTCAAGGCCAAGGGCTTCGACGTCCTGGCCATCCCATACTTCGACGGCATCAACCAGGCCTTCTACCCGCTGCTGTGGCAGGCAGGCGGCAGGACCTTCTCCGAGGACGGCAAGAAGGTCGTGTTCGACGACCAGGCGGGCGTCGAGGCGGTGACCTTCATGCGCAAGCTCGTCGAGGGCGGGTTCGTCGAGAAGGCAACGATCACGCAGGAGCTCAAGCCGGAGCAGACCCGGTTCGGGCAGGGCAAGGTGGCCTGCATGTACTCGGAAGCGCCGTCGACGATGATCCCGCTGTGGGGCAAGGAAAACATCGTGGCGCTGCCGCCGCTGCAGAACAAGGCGCAGGCCACCTACGGGACGGTCGGGTCGTTCTCGATGCTCAAGGGCTCCAAGGCCAAGGACGCCACGGCCAAGTGGCTGAACTACATCACCAGTACTGAGGTGATGGCCGCCTACGACAAGGCCTCGGGCTACTTCGCCCCGCGCAAGTCCGTGCCGCCGCAGTACGCCGACGACCCGGTGCTGGGCAAGTGCGAGGAGATGCTGAACTACGCCTCGCCGGGCGAGCTGCACCCCAAGGCGCGCGACGTCCAGGGCGTGCTCCGGCCGTTGGTGCAGGCTGCGATCATCGGCCAGAAGACTCCGGAGCAGGCCATGCAGGAGGCCGCCAAGCAGGCCAACCAGCTGCTCGGTTAG
- a CDS encoding carbohydrate ABC transporter permease, whose product MATFEIAGPDTRRARAVKDTLTGLAFVLPCLVLFMIFRFGPAIAGILLSFFDYTIGGGSTWRGFDHYEHLVNDPDFWTALRVTTVYTMISVPLSMVVATVMALLTRRAFRGARFFRAVFFLPSVTSIVFAGIVFGWIFSPSGPWPKIMGWLGLPQDWLGSTLLVLPAVAVLAVWGRYGFDMLIILARMHDVPPEIEEAAVVDGAGPWAKFWHITLPQLRPALFFVGVLDTINSFQVFDSVYVLTGGGPAHGSYTLVYMLYDQGFTYFNLGYASAVGVALFVLTLVIALIQRLIFGRSDA is encoded by the coding sequence ATGGCAACGTTCGAGATCGCCGGCCCGGACACGCGACGGGCGCGCGCGGTGAAGGACACCCTGACCGGGCTCGCCTTCGTCCTGCCGTGCTTGGTGCTCTTCATGATTTTCCGGTTCGGGCCGGCGATCGCGGGCATTCTGTTGAGTTTCTTCGACTACACGATCGGCGGCGGGTCCACCTGGCGCGGGTTCGACCACTACGAGCACCTCGTCAACGACCCGGACTTCTGGACGGCACTTCGGGTCACCACCGTGTACACGATGATCAGCGTGCCGCTGTCCATGGTCGTGGCGACCGTGATGGCACTGCTGACCAGGCGGGCATTTCGCGGTGCGCGGTTCTTCCGCGCGGTGTTCTTTCTGCCCTCAGTGACGAGCATCGTGTTCGCCGGCATCGTGTTCGGCTGGATCTTCTCACCGTCGGGCCCATGGCCCAAGATCATGGGTTGGCTCGGCCTGCCGCAGGACTGGCTGGGCAGCACCCTGCTTGTGCTGCCCGCCGTCGCGGTGCTCGCCGTCTGGGGGCGCTACGGCTTCGACATGCTCATCATCCTCGCGCGGATGCACGACGTGCCACCGGAGATCGAGGAGGCGGCAGTGGTTGACGGCGCCGGACCGTGGGCGAAGTTCTGGCACATCACGCTGCCGCAGCTACGGCCCGCCCTGTTCTTCGTCGGCGTGCTTGACACCATCAATTCGTTCCAGGTATTTGACTCGGTGTATGTGCTCACCGGCGGGGGGCCAGCTCACGGTTCATACACGCTCGTCTACATGCTCTACGACCAGGGCTTCACCTACTTCAACCTGGGCTACGCGAGCGCGGTCGGGGTGGCGCTCTTCGTGCTCACCCTGGTCATCGCGCTCATCCAGCGCCTGATCTTCGGGAGGAGCGACGCATGA
- a CDS encoding carbohydrate ABC transporter permease: MTVVTPPRAEATAAATRPSAGRRRLPLASRFGRAVTALLLVLGALVTLFPFYAMVILSFKPQGAIEIPGSLLPQSLTAELYDRIFSADGVLRWLFNTVIYSVVGVVFVLLLSSLAGYGFAKKRFPGREVMFWSFLAMLMVPYQITLIPLFILIAQAGGVDTYWGLVVPTFANATGVFLLRQFISTIPDELIEAARMDGCSDWRIYWQIVIPLCKPILATLGVFVFLWHWNDFLWPLLVGQDTSMQTLTVGIASLHKQERTSLNEVMAGAVVAAVPLFVAYLFGQRYLTEGVMSSGIKG; the protein is encoded by the coding sequence ATGACCGTCGTGACGCCGCCTCGCGCCGAGGCCACTGCCGCCGCAACCCGGCCGTCGGCCGGACGCCGCCGGCTGCCCCTGGCGAGCCGGTTCGGCCGGGCGGTCACCGCCCTCCTGCTCGTGCTGGGGGCCCTGGTGACGCTGTTTCCCTTCTACGCCATGGTCATCCTGTCGTTCAAGCCGCAGGGGGCCATCGAGATCCCGGGCAGCCTGCTGCCACAGTCGTTGACCGCTGAACTGTACGACCGGATCTTCAGCGCCGACGGTGTGCTCCGCTGGCTTTTCAACACGGTCATCTACTCGGTCGTCGGGGTCGTGTTCGTCCTCCTGCTGTCCTCGCTCGCCGGATACGGCTTTGCCAAGAAGCGGTTCCCCGGCCGGGAGGTGATGTTCTGGTCCTTCCTCGCGATGCTGATGGTGCCGTACCAGATCACCCTCATCCCGCTGTTCATCCTGATCGCGCAGGCAGGGGGCGTGGACACCTACTGGGGGCTCGTCGTTCCGACGTTCGCCAACGCGACCGGAGTGTTCCTGCTTCGGCAGTTCATCAGCACCATTCCCGACGAACTCATCGAGGCGGCCCGGATGGACGGCTGTTCCGACTGGCGGATCTACTGGCAGATCGTGATCCCGCTGTGCAAGCCGATCCTCGCCACGCTCGGGGTGTTCGTCTTCCTCTGGCACTGGAACGACTTCCTGTGGCCGCTGCTCGTCGGGCAGGACACCAGCATGCAGACGCTGACCGTCGGCATCGCCTCGCTGCACAAGCAGGAAAGAACCAGCCTCAACGAGGTGATGGCCGGTGCGGTTGTCGCGGCGGTGCCGCTGTTCGTCGCGTACCTGTTCGGTCAGCGGTACCTCACCGAGGGCGTGATGTCCTCCGGTATCAAGGGCTGA
- a CDS encoding hydroxyacid dehydrogenase codes for MSIIAMAAGPRLRSLFFPGDLWDALASLGQLRLPPDDADLSDVATFVRLLDGAEVVVTTWGCAPLSEEVLAAAPRLRLLAHTGASVKAYATPACFARGVRVTQAGDAMEYAVGEQALALTLALLHRLHRFDHALRSGVHWAAAKTAPPRRELRDSVVGVVGASRTGRAYIALVRALGARVLVFDPYLSAEEAVELGVARVGLDELMSSARVVSLHAPVLPATVGMVGARELALMPDGGLLVNTARSLLVDSDALLAALRTGRLDAALDVFDEEPLPVDHPLRALPNVLLTPHEAAGTVESRRRAGEIVVAEVARFLRGEALHHEVTPELLDRMG; via the coding sequence ATGAGCATCATCGCGATGGCGGCTGGGCCGAGGCTGCGCTCGCTGTTCTTCCCCGGGGACCTGTGGGATGCGCTGGCGTCGCTCGGCCAGCTGCGCCTGCCGCCCGATGACGCCGACCTGTCTGATGTCGCCACCTTCGTACGCCTGCTGGACGGCGCGGAGGTCGTCGTCACCACCTGGGGCTGCGCCCCCTTGTCGGAGGAGGTGCTGGCCGCCGCGCCACGGCTGCGGCTGCTCGCGCACACCGGTGCCTCCGTCAAGGCGTACGCCACCCCGGCGTGCTTCGCCCGTGGGGTGCGGGTCACCCAGGCCGGTGACGCGATGGAGTACGCGGTGGGGGAGCAGGCCTTGGCGCTGACCCTCGCCCTGCTGCACCGGTTGCACCGGTTCGACCATGCGCTGCGGTCGGGCGTGCACTGGGCGGCCGCGAAGACCGCCCCGCCCCGGCGGGAGTTGCGCGACAGCGTGGTGGGCGTGGTCGGGGCGTCGCGGACCGGCCGGGCATACATCGCGCTGGTCCGGGCGCTCGGCGCGCGGGTGCTGGTCTTCGATCCGTACCTGTCCGCCGAGGAGGCGGTCGAGCTGGGGGTCGCCCGCGTCGGGCTCGACGAGCTGATGTCCTCCGCGCGCGTGGTGTCGCTGCACGCCCCGGTGCTGCCGGCGACGGTCGGCATGGTCGGCGCGCGGGAGCTCGCCCTGATGCCCGACGGCGGCCTGCTCGTGAACACGGCACGGTCGCTGCTGGTGGACAGCGACGCGCTACTCGCGGCGCTGCGCACCGGGCGACTCGACGCGGCGCTTGACGTGTTCGACGAGGAGCCGCTGCCGGTAGACCACCCGCTGCGGGCGCTACCGAACGTGTTGCTGACGCCGCACGAGGCGGCGGGGACGGTCGAGTCGCGCCGGCGCGCCGGCGAGATCGTGGTCGCGGAGGTGGCCCGGTTCCTGCGGGGCGAGGCGTTGCACCACGAGGTGACGCCTGAGCTGTTGGACCGCATGGGCTGA
- a CDS encoding alpha/beta hydrolase family protein, with amino-acid sequence MVHRLADLRADTMPMLLPHGAAGTDWPAARLAAERVWRRYLGTLPGPVPVRHAIIAEHHEPTHVRQHLVYDAPGGEQVPALLLVPHDVLAHRRPAPAVLALHPTVGTGKADVAAPDGRANRRYGVELVERGFVVLAPDTITAGERVPYGEQPFHTASFYAGNPGWTAVGRMLVDHVQAIELLCALDVVDPNRIGAIGHSLGGYNSIFLAGLDERVRAVTASCGFSVFADDPDPGRWGERDWFSHIPRLSQDLASGEVPFEWHEIAALVAPRPMFAWCAKQDDIFPHWPAIAAGVAELARLYGVLGHPENLEFVLGDGGHDFPPPARQAAYAFLERWLGP; translated from the coding sequence ATGGTCCACCGTCTCGCAGACCTCCGCGCCGACACCATGCCGATGCTGCTGCCGCACGGAGCCGCCGGCACGGACTGGCCGGCCGCACGGCTGGCGGCCGAACGGGTGTGGCGACGTTACCTCGGCACGCTGCCGGGTCCCGTCCCGGTCCGCCACGCGATAATCGCCGAGCACCACGAGCCGACCCACGTCCGCCAGCACCTCGTCTATGACGCGCCAGGTGGCGAGCAGGTGCCCGCCCTGCTGCTGGTGCCGCACGATGTGCTGGCGCACCGCCGTCCGGCGCCGGCGGTGCTCGCGCTCCACCCCACGGTGGGTACCGGCAAGGCGGACGTGGCCGCACCCGATGGCCGGGCCAACCGCCGGTACGGCGTGGAACTCGTCGAGCGCGGGTTCGTCGTGCTCGCGCCGGACACCATAACGGCGGGCGAGCGGGTCCCGTACGGCGAACAGCCGTTCCACACCGCCAGCTTCTACGCGGGCAACCCGGGATGGACGGCGGTCGGCCGCATGCTTGTCGACCACGTGCAGGCGATCGAGCTGTTGTGCGCCCTCGACGTGGTCGATCCGAACCGCATCGGCGCGATCGGCCACTCTCTCGGCGGGTACAACTCGATCTTCCTCGCCGGGCTCGACGAGCGGGTTCGCGCCGTCACCGCCAGCTGCGGCTTCAGCGTGTTCGCCGACGATCCGGACCCGGGCCGGTGGGGCGAACGGGACTGGTTTTCCCACATTCCCCGGCTCAGCCAGGATCTGGCGTCCGGCGAGGTGCCGTTCGAATGGCACGAGATCGCCGCGCTCGTCGCGCCGCGCCCGATGTTTGCCTGGTGTGCCAAGCAGGATGACATCTTCCCGCACTGGCCGGCGATCGCCGCCGGGGTGGCCGAGCTCGCGAGGCTGTACGGCGTCCTCGGCCACCCGGAAAATCTCGAGTTCGTCCTGGGTGACGGCGGGCACGACTTCCCACCACCCGCCCGGCAGGCGGCGTACGCGTTCCTCGAGCGGTGGCTCGGCCCGTGA
- a CDS encoding Gfo/Idh/MocA family protein — MTVTLAIVGAGTRGTMYAGYAEQFPDRARVVAVADSRAAYRDALADRHGVPDAGRFTSWRELAERPRLADAVVLATPDHEHAEPVAQLTALGYDILLEKPMAPTEAECDAVVEAARRSGVLLAVCHVLRYTPYTDAVKRLVADGAIGQIIGIEHLEPVGWWHFAHSYVRGIWRRADESSFSLLAKCCHDLDWLRYVVDAPPVRISSVGALHHFHPGNRPPEAADRCLDCRVEASCPYSATRFYNDCLADPRRHAWPLSVLTRDLTEAGVRTALRDGPYGRCVYATDNDVVDHQVVTVSFEGGATATLTMSAFTPGGHRRTRIMGTRGHLEGDGERITLTDFVTSEVSVIDVVGGGADAGSGHGGGDLGLMAAFVEAVATGDRSLVRSGPEESLDSHRMAFAAERSRLTGGVPVELTPPSSSVAALTAASAH; from the coding sequence ATGACGGTCACCCTGGCCATCGTCGGCGCAGGCACACGCGGCACAATGTACGCCGGTTACGCCGAGCAATTTCCAGACCGGGCGCGCGTCGTCGCCGTCGCGGATTCCCGTGCGGCCTACCGGGACGCGCTCGCCGACCGGCACGGCGTACCCGACGCCGGCCGCTTCACGTCCTGGCGCGAGCTCGCCGAGCGGCCCCGGCTGGCTGACGCCGTGGTGCTCGCCACGCCGGACCACGAGCATGCCGAGCCGGTCGCGCAGCTCACGGCGCTCGGGTACGACATCCTGCTCGAGAAGCCGATGGCCCCCACCGAGGCCGAGTGCGACGCGGTCGTCGAGGCGGCCCGGCGCAGCGGCGTCCTGCTCGCCGTGTGCCATGTGCTGCGGTACACGCCCTACACGGACGCCGTCAAGCGGCTTGTCGCCGATGGCGCCATCGGCCAGATCATCGGCATCGAGCATCTTGAACCGGTGGGCTGGTGGCACTTCGCGCACTCATACGTGCGCGGCATCTGGCGCCGCGCCGACGAGTCGTCATTCAGCCTGCTCGCCAAGTGCTGCCACGACCTCGACTGGCTGCGGTACGTCGTCGATGCGCCGCCGGTCCGGATCAGCAGCGTCGGAGCGCTGCACCACTTTCATCCCGGGAACCGGCCGCCGGAGGCGGCCGACCGCTGCCTCGACTGCCGGGTCGAGGCGAGCTGCCCGTACTCGGCGACCCGCTTCTACAACGACTGCCTGGCCGACCCGCGCCGGCATGCCTGGCCACTGTCGGTGCTGACCCGCGACCTCACCGAGGCCGGGGTACGGACGGCGCTGCGCGACGGCCCGTACGGACGCTGCGTCTACGCCACCGACAACGACGTGGTCGACCATCAGGTGGTGACCGTGTCGTTCGAAGGCGGAGCCACCGCGACGCTCACGATGAGCGCCTTCACGCCGGGCGGGCACCGGCGCACCCGGATCATGGGAACCCGGGGGCACCTTGAGGGCGACGGCGAACGCATCACCCTCACCGACTTCGTGACCAGTGAGGTGTCCGTCATCGACGTCGTGGGGGGTGGCGCGGACGCCGGGTCCGGCCACGGCGGTGGGGACCTCGGGTTGATGGCTGCCTTCGTCGAGGCCGTCGCGACCGGCGACCGGTCGCTCGTGCGCTCCGGTCCAGAGGAGTCGCTCGACAGCCACCGGATGGCCTTCGCCGCCGAGCGCAGTCGGCTCACAGGCGGGGTGCCGGTCGAGCTGACCCCTCCGAGCAGCAGCGTCGCCGCCTTGACCGCGGCATCAGCACACTAG
- a CDS encoding Gfo/Idh/MocA family protein: MRIALAGLATSHPYADARTLGRQADLVVWEPDPERLARFLAEHPDAAVAPDLAALLATRPDGVVLTVPPPQVPVALERVLDQGLPCFVNKPAAATTGQLEQLDRVVARAPELVLSTSVLRFAPDFAAFAVPREEVLAVRATVRHDVGLWATGYNPWQDDPAVGGGTLVMMGLHGVELLVALLGPAVRLVGAATATRRYGTLRSEDTGLLTLQWGDGVPGTVEVLGISEGEAYEVTVHTSTGERHVALRGGEDELGYRATIEAFLAMVDGAPSPVPWAQTRAVLGMLATARAYA; the protein is encoded by the coding sequence ATGCGCATCGCCCTCGCCGGACTCGCCACCAGCCACCCCTACGCCGACGCCCGGACGCTGGGCCGGCAGGCCGACCTGGTGGTCTGGGAACCCGATCCGGAGCGGCTGGCCCGCTTCCTGGCCGAGCATCCGGACGCCGCCGTGGCGCCGGACCTCGCCGCGCTGCTCGCCACCCGGCCGGACGGCGTCGTCCTCACGGTGCCCCCGCCGCAGGTGCCCGTGGCGCTTGAGCGGGTGCTGGACCAGGGGTTGCCCTGCTTCGTGAACAAGCCCGCGGCGGCCACCACGGGGCAGCTGGAGCAGCTCGACCGTGTCGTGGCGCGGGCGCCCGAGCTGGTCCTGTCCACCTCGGTGCTCCGCTTCGCGCCGGACTTCGCGGCGTTCGCCGTGCCCCGCGAGGAGGTGCTCGCGGTGCGGGCAACCGTGCGGCACGACGTGGGTCTCTGGGCCACCGGCTACAACCCGTGGCAGGACGACCCGGCCGTGGGCGGCGGGACGCTGGTCATGATGGGTCTGCACGGCGTGGAGCTCCTCGTCGCGCTGCTGGGGCCGGCCGTCCGGCTCGTCGGCGCGGCCACCGCGACCCGCCGCTACGGGACCCTCCGGTCCGAGGACACCGGCCTGTTGACCCTGCAATGGGGGGACGGGGTGCCCGGCACCGTCGAGGTGCTCGGGATCAGCGAGGGCGAAGCGTACGAGGTCACCGTGCACACGTCCACGGGGGAGCGGCACGTCGCGCTGCGCGGCGGGGAGGACGAGCTCGGCTACCGGGCCACCATCGAGGCGTTCCTGGCCATGGTCGATGGTGCGCCCAGCCCGGTCCCCTGGGCGCAGACCCGGGCCGTGCTGGGCATGCTCGCCACCGCGCGCGCCTACGCCTGA
- a CDS encoding NAD-dependent epimerase/dehydratase family protein produces the protein MKSLTELEERLSRPRDVLVDDLRKLDGDILVLGTGGKLGPSLVRLALRGVAAAGTGSRVIAVSRFSEPGLADALRGEGADVVEADITDDAALAALPDAANVVFLVGSKFGTSGREHATWATNTYLPGRVAERFAGRRLVALSTGNVYPLVPLTSGGCVEQTPLAPVGEYAMSCLGRERLLTHFSLRDNTPLALIRLNYAVEMRYGVLVDIARAVHQGDPIDVTMGHANIVWQGYANEVVLRALHHAATPPFVLNLTGPETVSVRQVATAFADRLGREPIVTGTEAPTALLSNAQLCHRLFGYPDVPLAELIEWTAEWVADGLPLLGKPTGFQRRDGKF, from the coding sequence ATGAAATCCTTGACGGAGCTCGAGGAACGACTGTCGCGCCCGCGCGACGTGCTGGTGGACGACCTGCGCAAGCTCGACGGCGACATCCTGGTCCTCGGCACCGGCGGCAAGCTCGGGCCGAGCCTGGTCCGGTTGGCTCTGCGGGGCGTTGCCGCGGCGGGCACCGGCTCCCGCGTGATCGCGGTCTCCCGCTTCTCTGAGCCGGGCCTGGCTGACGCGCTGCGCGGCGAGGGCGCCGACGTCGTCGAGGCGGACATCACCGACGACGCCGCCCTGGCCGCGCTGCCGGACGCCGCGAACGTCGTCTTCCTGGTCGGCTCCAAGTTCGGCACGTCGGGCCGCGAGCACGCCACCTGGGCCACCAATACGTACCTGCCCGGCCGGGTGGCGGAGCGCTTCGCCGGACGGCGCCTCGTGGCGCTCAGCACCGGCAACGTCTACCCGCTGGTGCCGCTCACGTCGGGCGGCTGCGTCGAGCAGACTCCGCTCGCGCCGGTCGGCGAGTACGCCATGTCCTGCCTCGGCCGGGAGCGCCTCCTCACCCACTTCTCGCTGCGCGACAACACCCCGCTGGCGCTGATCCGGCTCAACTACGCCGTCGAGATGCGCTACGGCGTCCTCGTCGACATTGCCCGGGCCGTGCACCAAGGCGACCCGATCGACGTCACCATGGGACACGCCAACATCGTCTGGCAGGGGTACGCCAACGAGGTCGTCCTGCGGGCGCTGCACCACGCCGCCACACCGCCGTTCGTGCTGAACCTGACCGGTCCGGAAACGGTCTCGGTCCGCCAGGTGGCCACCGCGTTCGCCGACCGGCTGGGCCGGGAACCCATTGTCACCGGCACCGAGGCCCCCACCGCCCTGCTGTCCAACGCCCAGCTCTGTCACCGGCTCTTCGGCTACCCCGACGTGCCGCTCGCCGAACTCATCGAGTGGACGGCGGAGTGGGTGGCCGACGGTCTACCGCTGCTCGGCAAACCGACCGGATTCCAGCGCCGCGACGGCAAGTTCTAG
- a CDS encoding dihydrodipicolinate synthase family protein: MLTAPSTRHAAALDRFRRGCVIPAHPLALDERRRLDERRQRALTRYYLASGAGGIAVGVHTTQFAIHDPQVGLLAPVLELAAETAAGSAAILVAGACGPTAQAVAEAELAASLGYHMVLLSPHAGLDEDALIDRARAVGEVLPVVGFYLQPAVGGRELSRTFWTRLAALDAVVGIKVAPFDRYRTLDVLHGVCAAGRNGDLALYTGNDDHILADLVAPHRVMVDGRPVKVEFVGGLLGQWAVWARSAVGLLDEARRARAGDDAALRQLLTLDGHLTDANAAIFDAANHYHGCIPGIHEVLRRQGLLAGRWCLDPTEELSPGQLAELDRVHEAYPHLRDDDFVAEHLDEWLA; the protein is encoded by the coding sequence GTGTTGACCGCCCCGAGCACCCGGCACGCCGCGGCGCTGGACCGCTTCCGGCGCGGCTGCGTCATCCCCGCCCACCCGCTCGCCCTCGACGAGCGGCGGCGGCTGGACGAGCGCCGCCAGCGTGCGCTGACCCGTTACTACCTCGCGTCCGGCGCGGGCGGTATCGCGGTCGGCGTGCACACCACCCAGTTCGCCATCCACGACCCGCAGGTCGGGCTGCTCGCGCCGGTGCTGGAACTGGCAGCGGAGACGGCCGCCGGCTCCGCCGCGATCCTCGTTGCGGGCGCCTGCGGACCCACCGCGCAGGCGGTTGCCGAGGCCGAACTCGCCGCCTCGCTCGGCTACCACATGGTGCTGCTGTCGCCGCACGCCGGCCTCGACGAGGACGCTCTCATCGACCGGGCCCGCGCCGTGGGCGAGGTGCTGCCCGTGGTCGGGTTCTACCTTCAACCGGCCGTCGGCGGCAGGGAACTGTCGCGTACCTTCTGGACCCGGCTGGCGGCGCTCGACGCGGTGGTGGGGATCAAGGTGGCGCCCTTCGACCGGTATCGGACGCTGGACGTGCTGCACGGCGTCTGCGCCGCTGGCCGCAACGGCGACCTCGCCCTCTACACCGGCAATGACGACCACATCCTCGCGGACCTCGTCGCGCCGCACCGTGTCATGGTCGACGGCCGGCCGGTCAAGGTGGAGTTCGTCGGTGGCCTGCTCGGGCAGTGGGCGGTGTGGGCGCGTAGCGCGGTCGGTCTGCTCGACGAGGCCCGCCGCGCGCGGGCCGGCGACGACGCAGCACTGCGCCAGCTGCTCACCCTCGACGGCCACCTCACCGACGCCAACGCCGCCATCTTCGACGCGGCCAACCACTACCACGGCTGCATCCCCGGCATCCACGAGGTGCTGCGCCGGCAGGGCCTGCTCGCCGGACGCTGGTGCCTGGACCCGACGGAGGAGCTCTCCCCGGGGCAGCTCGCCGAGCTGGACCGGGTGCACGAGGCGTACCCGCACCTGCGCGACGACGACTTCGTCGCCGAGCACCTGGACGAGTGGCTGGCCTGA